From Phenylobacterium montanum, the proteins below share one genomic window:
- a CDS encoding ParB/RepB/Spo0J family partition protein: MTQSSKIVLSASRDIPFNKLVLSQSNVRRIKAGVSIEELAEDIARRTLLQSLTVRAVVGADGQETGKFEVPAGGRRYRALELLVKQKRLAKTAPVPCVVREGGVAEEDSLAENVQRAPLHPLDQFRAFLALREKGQSEEDIAAAFFTTAAVVKQRLRLASVSPKLLEVYAEDGMTLEQLMAFTVSADHQRQEEVFDRLRQSHGMPGYMIRRILTEGAVRFGDKRVLFIGPEAYLEAGGDILRDLFERDDGGWLQDAALLDRLVAEKLDREANAVRAEGWRWIEVASDLPYDRTFGLRSLRGEVPPLTEEEEAARTALQTELDELEAKWADTEDLPPEVDERLGELEAALAAFDERPATFDPADIAIAGAFVSIDGSGALRVERGYVRPEDEPPVAAVGGAAEDEDGQGDQQGVAPPASAVDAEEDEGVRPIPDRLLTELTAHRTVALREALGANPDVAFLAALHALCLKLFYRYGQDSCLELDVKHTTFSAQAPDLADCSAAVAIETRRKAWVQALPTEAEHLWGALQAFDSDSRQALFAHCVAQSVNAVYEVYNRKPRALAHADRLAEALDLDMVAAGWAPTVSSFLGRVSKARILGAVAEACGAAAASRIEPLKKTDMAEAAEGLLAGLGWLPEPLRTPGRAPAWVRVALAVPVEEMAADGRETAMVEAVAAGDDAEVPIEAPPIAAE, translated from the coding sequence ATGACCCAATCCTCCAAGATCGTCCTCTCCGCCTCGCGGGACATTCCGTTCAACAAGCTGGTGCTGTCCCAGTCGAACGTGCGGCGCATCAAGGCCGGCGTCTCCATCGAGGAGCTGGCCGAGGACATCGCCCGGCGGACCTTGCTGCAAAGCCTGACCGTGCGCGCCGTCGTCGGCGCCGACGGCCAGGAGACCGGCAAGTTCGAGGTGCCGGCGGGTGGTCGGCGCTACCGGGCGCTGGAGCTGCTGGTCAAGCAGAAGCGGCTGGCCAAGACGGCGCCGGTGCCTTGCGTCGTGCGGGAAGGTGGCGTCGCAGAGGAAGACAGCCTGGCCGAGAACGTGCAGCGCGCGCCACTGCATCCGCTGGATCAGTTCAGGGCGTTCCTGGCGCTGCGGGAAAAGGGCCAATCCGAGGAGGACATTGCGGCGGCGTTCTTCACGACCGCAGCCGTGGTCAAGCAACGTCTGCGCCTGGCCTCTGTCTCGCCGAAGCTTTTGGAGGTCTATGCCGAAGACGGCATGACCCTCGAGCAGCTGATGGCCTTCACGGTCAGCGCCGACCATCAGCGCCAGGAGGAGGTGTTCGACCGCCTTCGCCAATCCCACGGCATGCCGGGCTATATGATCCGGCGCATCCTCACGGAGGGCGCGGTCCGCTTCGGCGACAAGCGGGTGCTGTTCATAGGGCCTGAAGCCTATCTGGAGGCCGGCGGCGACATCCTGCGCGACCTCTTCGAACGTGATGACGGCGGCTGGCTGCAGGATGCGGCCCTGCTGGACCGCCTGGTCGCCGAGAAGCTCGACCGGGAGGCCAACGCCGTCCGCGCCGAGGGGTGGCGGTGGATCGAGGTCGCATCAGACCTGCCCTACGACCGCACCTTCGGTCTGCGGTCCTTGCGGGGCGAGGTACCGCCGCTCACCGAAGAGGAAGAGGCCGCGCGGACAGCCCTGCAGACCGAACTCGACGAACTGGAGGCGAAGTGGGCGGACACCGAAGACCTGCCGCCCGAAGTCGATGAGCGGCTGGGCGAACTGGAGGCGGCGCTGGCGGCGTTCGACGAACGGCCCGCCACCTTCGATCCCGCGGACATCGCCATCGCCGGCGCCTTCGTCAGCATCGACGGTTCTGGCGCCTTGCGGGTCGAGCGCGGCTATGTTCGTCCCGAGGATGAGCCGCCGGTGGCCGCGGTCGGCGGCGCCGCCGAAGATGAGGACGGCCAAGGCGATCAGCAAGGCGTAGCGCCGCCGGCCAGCGCAGTCGATGCCGAAGAGGATGAGGGCGTCCGGCCGATCCCCGACCGGCTACTGACCGAACTGACCGCTCACCGCACAGTGGCGCTTCGCGAAGCCCTCGGCGCCAACCCGGACGTCGCCTTCCTCGCGGCGCTGCACGCCCTGTGCCTCAAGCTTTTTTACCGCTATGGCCAGGACAGCTGCCTGGAACTGGACGTCAAACACACGACCTTTTCCGCCCAGGCGCCGGACCTTGCGGACTGTTCGGCCGCGGTCGCCATCGAGACGCGGCGCAAGGCCTGGGTTCAGGCGCTGCCGACCGAGGCCGAACATCTCTGGGGCGCGCTCCAGGCCTTCGACAGCGACAGCCGTCAGGCCCTGTTCGCCCACTGCGTCGCCCAATCGGTCAACGCCGTCTACGAGGTCTATAATCGCAAACCCCGCGCGCTCGCCCATGCCGATCGCCTGGCCGAGGCCCTGGATCTCGACATGGTCGCCGCCGGCTGGGCGCCGACCGTCTCCTCCTTCCTGGGCCGTGTCTCCAAGGCCCGCATCCTCGGCGCAGTGGCCGAGGCCTGCGGCGCGGCGGCGGCCAGCCGGATCGAGCCGCTGAAGAAGACAGATATGGCGGAGGCGGCCGAGGGCCTGCTCGCTGGCCTCGGCTGGCTGCCGGAGCCGCTTCGCACCCCCGGCCGCGCGCCGGCCTGGGTCCGGGTGGCCCTGGCCGTGCCGGTCGAAGAGATGGCGGCCGACGGCCGCGAAACGGCCATGGTCGAAGCCGTAGCAGCCGGTGATGATGCCGAGGTCCCGATCGAAGCCCCCCCGATCGCGGCGGAATAG
- a CDS encoding DUF932 domain-containing protein has product MTYDDRALWGEGAPVQSGFKVDISRGQRIGRVSSEWFSRPDDERYLSLTDLYQAVRSRAERAAVRTIEATSLRVEAAGDNPEGLTLIAPGAPEPLAPTHWSFGQLCGLAGAPSGYLRELPAALAGINLQHGLLSNRAELVKTLEMADGRTELRAVTGPDYGRIWDHELVGAVMKLAGDGAGETRWKVPGVLDWSSMTHNPFVEVTKDNTTLYASDRDVFLFLVDDTHPIEAGRLSNGEPDLYFRGFYCWNSEVGSKTLGMATFYLRGVCMNRNIWGAEGFEEISIRHSKFAASRFAHEAEPALERFANASTTPFVEGIRAARDRIVARKDEERKTFLRTRGFSKGEADKVIATVLKEEGRPPESVFDFVQGITAFARTKPHQDDRLELEGRAGKLLACVR; this is encoded by the coding sequence ATGACCTACGACGACAGGGCCCTGTGGGGCGAAGGCGCGCCCGTCCAGAGCGGCTTCAAGGTCGATATCAGCCGCGGGCAGCGGATCGGTCGGGTCTCATCCGAATGGTTTTCGCGGCCGGACGATGAGCGCTATCTCTCGCTCACCGACCTCTATCAGGCGGTGCGATCGCGCGCCGAACGCGCGGCCGTCCGCACCATCGAAGCGACGAGCCTCCGCGTCGAAGCGGCCGGCGACAACCCCGAGGGGCTGACCCTCATCGCACCGGGCGCGCCTGAGCCCCTCGCGCCCACCCATTGGTCGTTCGGCCAGCTTTGTGGCCTGGCCGGCGCGCCGTCCGGCTATCTGCGCGAACTGCCCGCAGCACTGGCCGGCATCAACCTCCAGCACGGCCTGCTTTCCAACCGGGCGGAGCTGGTGAAGACCCTGGAGATGGCGGACGGGCGGACCGAGCTTCGCGCCGTCACCGGGCCGGACTATGGCCGCATTTGGGACCATGAGCTGGTCGGCGCGGTGATGAAACTCGCCGGCGATGGCGCCGGTGAAACCCGCTGGAAGGTGCCGGGCGTCCTCGACTGGTCTTCGATGACCCACAATCCGTTCGTCGAGGTGACCAAGGACAACACCACCCTCTACGCCAGCGACCGCGACGTCTTCCTGTTCCTGGTGGACGACACCCACCCGATCGAGGCTGGGCGCCTCTCGAACGGCGAGCCGGATCTCTATTTCCGGGGCTTCTATTGCTGGAACTCCGAGGTCGGTTCCAAGACCCTCGGCATGGCGACCTTCTACCTGCGCGGGGTCTGCATGAACCGCAACATCTGGGGCGCCGAGGGCTTTGAGGAGATCTCCATCCGCCACAGCAAGTTCGCCGCCAGCCGCTTCGCCCATGAGGCCGAGCCGGCGCTGGAGCGCTTCGCCAACGCCTCGACGACGCCGTTCGTCGAAGGCATCCGCGCAGCCCGGGACCGCATCGTGGCGCGCAAGGACGAGGAGCGTAAGACTTTCCTACGCACCCGTGGCTTCTCCAAGGGTGAAGCGGACAAGGTCATCGCCACCGTCCTGAAGGAGGAGGGACGCCCGCCCGAGTCTGTGTTCGATTTCGTGCAGGGCATCACCGCGTTCGCTCGGACCAAGCCACACCAGGATGATCGTCTGGAGCTGGAAGGGCGGGCCGGCAAGCTTCTCGCCTGCGTTCGCTGA
- a CDS encoding helix-turn-helix domain-containing protein: MELRLLFEARAPLRRPLHNVNICLRKHHLAQRDVYMPTPHHPPLAVRRALRKLGGDIKDARKRRGLTAEIVAERAFTTRPTLQKIEAGEEGVAIGIYASVLNALGLLDHLGQIADPSLDLVGQQLAAGALPIRVRRRSLRPGSKS, encoded by the coding sequence GTGGAATTGCGCCTGTTGTTTGAGGCGCGCGCACCTTTGCGAAGGCCCCTTCATAATGTAAACATCTGTTTGCGTAAACATCATTTGGCGCAAAGGGATGTTTACATGCCAACGCCTCATCATCCGCCTCTCGCGGTCCGCCGCGCGCTGCGCAAGCTTGGCGGGGACATCAAGGACGCCCGCAAACGGCGGGGTCTTACCGCTGAGATCGTCGCCGAACGAGCCTTCACCACGCGCCCCACGCTGCAGAAGATCGAGGCGGGCGAAGAAGGGGTTGCGATCGGCATCTATGCTTCCGTCCTCAATGCGCTCGGCCTTCTCGACCATCTGGGCCAGATCGCCGATCCGTCGCTCGACCTGGTCGGTCAGCAGCTGGCCGCCGGCGCATTGCCGATCCGCGTCCGGCGCCGATCGCTCCGGCCAGGCTCCAAGTCATGA
- a CDS encoding HipA N-terminal domain-containing protein, whose amino-acid sequence MTDIEVHLDRRGVPMRVGTLRRTPRRGGETVVFEYHPDGLADPDGFSLEPALAIGPGPFVPAAGQSFFGSIGDSAPDTWGRRVMQRAERRRAEIEGRPIRTLSGRPGGP is encoded by the coding sequence ATGACGGACATCGAAGTTCACCTCGATCGCCGCGGTGTTCCGATGCGCGTCGGCACGCTTCGTCGCACGCCTCGCCGGGGCGGCGAGACGGTCGTGTTCGAGTATCACCCCGATGGGCTGGCCGATCCTGACGGTTTCTCGCTCGAGCCCGCCCTGGCGATTGGCCCGGGCCCATTTGTTCCGGCCGCAGGACAGAGCTTCTTCGGCTCGATCGGCGACTCGGCTCCAGACACATGGGGTCGCCGCGTCATGCAGCGGGCTGAGCGCCGCAGGGCGGAGATCGAGGGCCGGCCGATCCGGACGCTCAGCGGCAGGCCTGGGGGCCCTTGA
- a CDS encoding helix-turn-helix domain-containing protein — MHDAELARLEVSQSLRIIPKRMTAASVAGAYAAHDRVRHAGQEGVAMAQAKPEHGAVIGVRTEARIDHAFADRALITALAAAALLGLDVKTLRALTDAEVIRAVTVNRVRRYSEAEIRRYLIEGPSAPCPSTNRTRAPTSNTTSSSRVVGISELRAKRLAAKQRPSKRS; from the coding sequence TTGCACGATGCCGAGTTGGCTCGACTTGAGGTGAGCCAAAGCCTGCGCATCATTCCAAAGCGGATGACCGCAGCTTCAGTAGCGGGGGCTTATGCAGCCCACGATCGGGTCCGCCACGCAGGACAAGAGGGCGTCGCCATGGCCCAGGCTAAGCCGGAACACGGCGCCGTAATTGGTGTAAGGACCGAGGCTCGCATCGACCATGCATTCGCGGACAGGGCCCTGATCACCGCGCTGGCCGCCGCGGCGCTGCTGGGGCTCGATGTCAAAACGCTGCGAGCGCTCACAGATGCTGAGGTCATTCGCGCTGTAACCGTCAATAGAGTTCGCCGCTACTCGGAAGCGGAGATCCGTCGCTATCTGATCGAAGGACCGTCAGCACCGTGTCCGTCTACAAACCGCACACGAGCCCCCACTTCCAATACGACTTCCAGCTCAAGGGTCGTCGGTATTTCGGAACTACGGGCGAAACGTCTCGCCGCAAAGCAGAGACCTTCGAAGCGGAGCTGA
- a CDS encoding HlyD family type I secretion periplasmic adaptor subunit, which translates to MSAEPAPPLSASTSGGSSAWRRTLRLFGLDPSQDEAPVMTGEDLGFMRTGAVIGQGRILLVFLLLAFAWAAFAPLQSAILAHGEVVVKTHRKTIQHLQGGTVKQILVSEGQVVKSGQTLMLLDDVLAKANLSVLQGQVDALTAEEARLEAERDGKSAIAFPPELMARRSDPAVAAAMAGEVNAFKVRNASLSQQIGVYGQRTAENDRTIDGMKAERVAVQKQSALIKQELNAVEGLYNQGYVPISRLLALQRQAADLDGQDGQLAGRIAQMEAGNGENRLQGITLKDQKLSDVVKDLRDVETRKFDAIDRLHAAQDTVTHTTLTAPVDGTVVGLAVHTVGAVIKPGETVMEIVPQNDTLDVSARVRPEDADRVTKGMTARINFSSYHQRRLPVITGTVETVSADRLVDEKGQPYFAVMLSVDAKALKDYPEMRLIPGLPVEVGINTGRRTALSYLAEPITEAFRHGMKEQ; encoded by the coding sequence ATGAGCGCCGAGCCCGCGCCTCCCTTGTCCGCATCCACGTCTGGCGGATCGTCCGCCTGGCGCAGGACCCTGCGGTTGTTCGGCCTGGATCCCTCGCAGGACGAAGCCCCGGTTATGACGGGGGAAGATCTCGGCTTCATGCGTACAGGCGCCGTGATCGGCCAGGGACGGATCCTTCTGGTTTTCCTGCTGCTCGCCTTCGCCTGGGCTGCTTTCGCCCCGCTGCAGAGCGCCATCCTTGCTCACGGCGAGGTGGTCGTGAAGACCCACCGCAAGACCATCCAGCACCTGCAGGGCGGAACCGTGAAACAGATTCTGGTCAGCGAGGGCCAGGTGGTGAAGTCCGGCCAGACCCTGATGCTGCTGGATGATGTCCTGGCCAAGGCCAACCTGTCGGTGCTGCAGGGCCAGGTCGACGCCCTGACCGCCGAGGAGGCGCGGCTGGAGGCCGAACGCGACGGCAAATCGGCGATCGCCTTCCCGCCCGAGTTGATGGCCCGCCGGTCCGATCCGGCCGTGGCCGCCGCCATGGCCGGCGAAGTCAACGCCTTCAAGGTGCGCAACGCCTCGCTGAGCCAGCAGATCGGCGTTTATGGCCAGCGCACCGCTGAGAACGACCGCACCATCGACGGCATGAAGGCCGAGCGGGTGGCGGTGCAGAAGCAGAGCGCCCTGATCAAGCAGGAACTCAACGCGGTCGAGGGGCTGTACAACCAGGGCTACGTCCCGATCAGCCGCCTGCTGGCCTTGCAGCGCCAAGCCGCCGACCTGGACGGCCAGGATGGCCAGCTGGCCGGCCGCATCGCCCAGATGGAGGCTGGCAACGGCGAAAACCGCCTGCAGGGCATCACCCTCAAGGACCAGAAGCTGAGCGACGTGGTCAAGGACCTGCGCGATGTGGAGACGCGCAAGTTCGACGCCATCGACCGGTTGCACGCCGCCCAGGACACCGTCACCCACACCACCCTTACGGCGCCTGTCGACGGGACCGTGGTGGGGCTCGCGGTCCATACGGTCGGCGCGGTGATCAAGCCCGGCGAGACGGTGATGGAGATCGTGCCGCAGAACGACACCCTGGATGTCTCGGCCCGCGTGCGGCCCGAGGACGCGGACCGGGTGACCAAGGGCATGACCGCGCGGATCAACTTCAGCTCCTATCACCAGCGGCGCCTGCCGGTGATCACGGGAACGGTGGAGACCGTCTCCGCCGACCGGCTGGTCGATGAAAAGGGGCAGCCCTATTTCGCGGTGATGCTGTCGGTCGACGCCAAGGCGCTCAAGGACTATCCCGAGATGCGCCTGATCCCCGGCCTGCCGGTCGAGGTCGGCATCAATACCGGGCGGCGCACAGCGCTCAGCTACCTGGCAGAGCCAATCACCGAAGCCTTCCGGCACGGGATGAAGGAGCAGTAG
- a CDS encoding type I secretion system permease/ATPase — translation MAASVKADPVLEVLSTHKRAFGFALAFSAVMAILALSSSFFMLEVFDRVLTSRSEATLYLLAIAATLAIAVGGVLDSLRRRLLFRTGMQVADALSDRVLRAMIAMNSQVGSAAYRNGARDVDTVRGFIGGPTSGALMDVPFLLIYLVVLFFLHWAYLVVVLVGGLVLTGIAFLNNAVTNRPLTQALNQNLRAQNFAEAGIQNAEVLEGMGMSGAFISRWRQQWLAGLRLNAAASERDARLAAVSKSIRVLLQIALMTVGAVLILEYHASSGVMIGATIIGARAVSPIEILISSWKTIVGLRLTQTRLNDLLNNAPQREEGMPLPPPEGRLRASGVQYVVPATRRIVVAGVNFELAPGEAMGLIGPSASGKSTLARLLVGAWPCSSGSVRLDGADIFAWPRAALSPYIGYLPQDVELFGGTVRENIARMTEPDPDSVVRAAQLAHAHDMILALPKGYETEIGEAGHFLSGGQRQRIGLARALYGDPRLVVLDEPNANLDSIGEQALVATLVQLKQMGVTVVVVAHRPNVLVNVDKILVMHPNGAMAAFGPVQEVMPQFAPVAPQPSPAPFQGAVFTRPRPDAGESKKGAAE, via the coding sequence GTGGCAGCCAGCGTCAAAGCCGATCCAGTTCTGGAGGTCCTGAGCACGCACAAGCGGGCGTTCGGGTTCGCCCTGGCCTTCAGCGCGGTCATGGCGATCCTGGCGCTCAGCAGCTCGTTTTTCATGCTCGAGGTGTTCGACCGCGTGCTGACCAGCCGCAGCGAGGCGACCCTCTATCTGCTGGCCATAGCCGCGACCCTGGCCATCGCCGTCGGCGGCGTTCTGGATTCCCTGCGCCGGCGGCTCCTGTTCCGCACCGGCATGCAGGTGGCCGACGCCCTGTCGGACCGGGTGCTGCGCGCCATGATCGCGATGAATTCCCAGGTCGGCTCGGCCGCCTATCGCAACGGCGCGCGCGACGTCGACACGGTACGCGGCTTCATCGGCGGTCCGACCAGCGGCGCCCTGATGGACGTGCCGTTCCTGTTGATCTACCTCGTCGTGCTGTTCTTCCTGCACTGGGCCTACCTGGTGGTGGTGCTGGTCGGCGGCCTGGTCTTGACCGGCATCGCCTTCCTCAACAACGCCGTCACCAACCGGCCCCTGACTCAGGCGCTGAACCAGAACCTGCGCGCCCAGAATTTCGCTGAGGCCGGCATCCAGAACGCCGAGGTTCTGGAAGGCATGGGCATGTCCGGCGCCTTCATTTCCCGCTGGCGCCAGCAGTGGCTGGCCGGCCTTCGGCTGAACGCAGCCGCCTCGGAGCGCGACGCCAGGCTCGCCGCGGTGTCGAAGTCGATCCGGGTGCTGTTGCAGATCGCCCTGATGACGGTCGGCGCGGTCCTGATTCTGGAGTACCACGCCAGCAGCGGCGTGATGATCGGCGCCACCATCATCGGCGCGCGCGCCGTCTCGCCGATCGAGATCCTGATTTCCAGCTGGAAGACCATCGTCGGCCTGCGCCTGACCCAGACCCGGCTGAACGACCTTCTGAACAACGCCCCGCAGCGCGAGGAGGGCATGCCCCTGCCGCCGCCGGAGGGGCGCCTGCGCGCCAGCGGCGTTCAGTACGTAGTGCCGGCAACCCGGCGCATCGTCGTCGCCGGGGTCAATTTCGAGCTTGCGCCGGGCGAAGCCATGGGCCTGATCGGCCCCTCGGCTTCGGGCAAGTCGACCCTGGCCCGGCTGCTGGTCGGGGCCTGGCCCTGCTCCAGCGGTTCGGTGCGCCTGGACGGCGCCGACATCTTCGCCTGGCCGCGAGCCGCGCTCAGCCCCTACATCGGCTATCTGCCGCAGGACGTGGAGCTGTTCGGAGGCACGGTGCGCGAGAATATCGCCCGCATGACCGAACCCGATCCCGACTCCGTCGTGCGCGCCGCCCAGCTGGCCCACGCCCACGACATGATCCTGGCCCTGCCCAAGGGCTACGAGACCGAGATCGGCGAGGCCGGCCACTTCCTGTCAGGCGGCCAGCGCCAGCGCATCGGCCTAGCCCGCGCCCTCTACGGCGACCCGCGTCTGGTGGTGCTGGACGAGCCCAACGCCAATCTGGACAGCATCGGCGAGCAGGCGCTGGTGGCGACCCTGGTCCAGCTGAAGCAGATGGGCGTGACTGTGGTGGTGGTGGCCCACCGGCCGAACGTGCTGGTCAATGTGGACAAGATCCTGGTCATGCATCCCAACGGAGCCATGGCCGCGTTTGGGCCTGTGCAGGAGGTCATGCCCCAGTTCGCTCCCGTCGCGCCCCAACCTTCGCCCGCGCCGTTCCAGGGCGCTGTGTTCACCCGTCCCCGGCCCGATGCGGGAGAGTCCAAGAAGGGAGCGGCCGAATGA
- a CDS encoding TolC family protein codes for MNPPGRGWAAPLSAALLSALAAAGAARAETLADAIALAYQTNPALLAGRADLRALDERFVQARAQLGPTVQLSASGDRNASKVRESSLFSNGLVKSRYYGIDSESLRIVLSQPLYTGGQAGMEIRASEADVLAGRQVLRQQEATILGQVITAYADVLLNRDLVTIAQQNIDILRDQDKEIEAKFAVREVTATDRALTQARLIAAQVDLSRARANLQDAEAAYVAAVGQQPGQLEPLPDLPGLPQTVDAAFDAADTLNPQVQAAQFTEMASRLRVAEAKAADGVQVSIGGSYSREPLAPYLRDQRIISYDATFQVSKNLYTAGTHDSRVRQALEDNNRDNLKIADARRQVVMNLAKAWNDLALRRSILIKLHDQLDQEAKSYQGSKLEARIGIRTTFDTLNAEQEYQATKVSLFQTFHDEYLTRVAVLAAMGLLQGEDIDPSIKPYRPEASFKKVSARAALPWEGLVQALDGAAGPWPKREPASRDVLGVNRPSATDGLPAPPRWSDLAAYLAPPAFK; via the coding sequence ATGAACCCGCCTGGGCGAGGCTGGGCCGCGCCCCTCTCGGCAGCCCTCCTGTCGGCCCTGGCCGCCGCGGGCGCGGCGCGGGCGGAAACCCTGGCCGACGCCATCGCCCTGGCCTACCAGACCAACCCCGCCCTGCTGGCCGGCCGCGCGGACCTGCGCGCGCTGGACGAGCGCTTCGTCCAGGCCCGCGCCCAGCTCGGGCCAACGGTCCAGCTCAGTGCGTCGGGGGACCGCAACGCCTCCAAGGTGCGGGAGTCGAGCCTGTTTTCAAATGGCCTAGTAAAAAGCCGCTACTACGGCATCGACAGCGAATCCCTGCGCATCGTCCTCAGCCAGCCGCTCTACACCGGCGGCCAGGCCGGGATGGAGATCCGCGCCAGCGAGGCCGACGTGCTGGCCGGCCGCCAGGTCCTGCGCCAGCAGGAAGCCACCATCCTCGGCCAGGTGATCACGGCCTATGCCGACGTGCTGCTGAACCGTGACCTGGTCACCATCGCCCAGCAGAACATCGACATCCTGCGCGACCAGGACAAGGAGATCGAGGCCAAGTTTGCGGTCAGGGAAGTCACCGCCACCGACCGCGCCCTGACCCAGGCCCGCCTGATCGCCGCCCAGGTCGACCTGTCCCGCGCCCGCGCCAATCTCCAGGACGCCGAGGCCGCCTATGTGGCGGCCGTTGGCCAGCAGCCGGGGCAATTGGAGCCCCTGCCCGACCTGCCCGGCCTGCCGCAGACCGTCGACGCCGCCTTCGACGCCGCCGACACGCTGAACCCCCAGGTCCAGGCGGCCCAGTTCACCGAGATGGCGTCGCGCCTGCGCGTCGCCGAGGCCAAGGCGGCCGACGGGGTCCAGGTCAGCATCGGCGGCAGCTATTCGCGCGAGCCCCTGGCTCCCTACCTGCGCGATCAGCGGATCATTTCCTATGACGCCACCTTCCAGGTCTCGAAAAACCTCTACACCGCCGGGACCCACGACTCCCGGGTCCGCCAGGCGCTGGAGGACAACAACCGCGACAACCTGAAAATCGCCGACGCCCGCCGCCAGGTGGTGATGAACCTGGCCAAGGCCTGGAACGACCTGGCGCTTCGCCGCTCGATCCTGATCAAGCTGCACGACCAGCTGGACCAGGAGGCCAAGTCCTACCAGGGCTCGAAACTGGAGGCGCGCATCGGCATCCGCACCACCTTCGACACCCTCAACGCCGAGCAGGAATACCAGGCGACCAAGGTCTCGCTGTTCCAGACCTTTCACGACGAGTACCTGACCCGGGTGGCGGTGCTGGCGGCGATGGGCCTTTTGCAGGGCGAGGATATCGACCCTTCGATCAAGCCCTACCGACCCGAGGCCTCGTTCAAGAAGGTCTCGGCCAGGGCGGCCCTGCCCTGGGAGGGCCTGGTGCAGGCGCTGGACGGCGCCGCCGGCCCCTGGCCCAAGCGGGAGCCCGCCTCGCGCGACGTGCTCGGCGTCAACCGCCCGTCCGCCACCGACGGCCTACCGGCGCCGCCGCGGTGGAGCGATCTCGCCGCCTATCTGGCGCCGCCAGCGTTCAAGTGA
- a CDS encoding L-serine ammonia-lyase codes for MPEASARPQLSPSLSVRDLFTIGVGPSSSHTVGPMRAARAFAAVATAGAKPQRVLCELYGSLALTGKGHATDVAVLLGLAGHTPEEVDPDAIPLLVAAIRSSEVLPLAGQQPIVFKEETDLLFRRGEFLPGHANAVRFTAFFERGEPLSRVYFSVGGGAVVEEGQSAARANLTLPHAFASAAELLEIGERTGLSIADIVWANEEAFRPRAETEAFIDQVRVAMFASIDRGCRQEGLLPGALKVRRRAQTLRQALLARGPRPDPAAVFEWVSLYALAVNEENAAGGRVVTAPTNGAAGILPAVLKYYEAFAAAPTKAGSQAFLMTASAIGFLYKTNASISAAEMGCQGEVGVACSMAAAGLTAALGGSNAQVENAAEIGMEHNLGLTCDPIGGLVQIPCIERNTMGAVKAINAAYLALQGDGQHVVSLDAVIETMRQTGEDMRSKYKETSLGGLAVNVVEC; via the coding sequence ATGCCAGAAGCCTCCGCCCGGCCGCAGCTTTCGCCCTCGCTCAGCGTGCGCGACCTGTTCACCATCGGGGTCGGCCCGTCGAGCTCGCATACGGTCGGGCCGATGCGCGCCGCCCGCGCCTTCGCCGCCGTCGCCACGGCCGGCGCCAAGCCCCAGCGGGTGCTATGCGAGCTCTACGGCTCCCTGGCCCTGACCGGGAAGGGCCACGCCACCGATGTCGCTGTGCTGTTGGGCCTGGCGGGCCACACGCCGGAGGAGGTCGATCCCGACGCCATCCCGCTGCTGGTGGCCGCGATCCGCAGTTCGGAAGTTTTGCCCCTGGCCGGCCAGCAGCCCATCGTTTTCAAGGAAGAGACCGACCTTCTGTTCCGCCGCGGCGAGTTCCTGCCCGGACACGCCAACGCTGTGCGCTTCACCGCCTTCTTCGAGCGCGGCGAGCCATTGTCGCGGGTCTATTTCTCGGTCGGCGGCGGGGCTGTCGTGGAAGAGGGCCAGTCGGCCGCACGGGCCAATCTGACCCTGCCGCACGCCTTCGCCTCGGCCGCCGAATTGCTGGAGATCGGCGAGCGCACCGGGCTTTCCATTGCGGATATCGTCTGGGCCAACGAGGAGGCCTTCCGCCCGCGCGCCGAGACCGAAGCCTTCATCGACCAGGTTCGCGTGGCCATGTTCGCATCCATCGACCGTGGTTGCCGGCAGGAGGGGCTGCTGCCCGGCGCGCTCAAGGTCCGCCGGCGGGCCCAGACCCTGCGCCAGGCTCTCCTGGCCCGCGGCCCGCGGCCGGACCCGGCCGCGGTGTTCGAGTGGGTCAGCCTCTACGCCCTGGCGGTGAACGAGGAAAACGCCGCCGGCGGTCGGGTGGTCACCGCGCCGACCAACGGAGCGGCCGGCATCCTGCCGGCGGTGCTGAAATACTACGAGGCCTTCGCCGCCGCCCCGACCAAGGCCGGCTCGCAGGCGTTCCTGATGACCGCCTCGGCGATCGGCTTCCTCTACAAGACCAACGCCTCGATCTCGGCCGCCGAGATGGGCTGCCAGGGCGAGGTGGGGGTCGCCTGCTCCATGGCCGCCGCCGGCCTGACCGCCGCCCTGGGCGGCAGCAACGCCCAGGTGGAGAACGCCGCCGAGATCGGCATGGAGCACAATCTGGGCCTGACCTGCGACCCGATCGGCGGGCTGGTGCAGATCCCCTGCATCGAGCGCAACACCATGGGGGCGGTGAAGGCGATCAACGCCGCCTACCTGGCCCTGCAGGGCGACGGTCAGCACGTGGTCTCGCTGGACGCAGTGATCGAGACCATGCGCCAGACCGGTGAAGACATGCGCTCGAAGTACAAGGAGACCAGCCTGGGGGGACTGGCGGTCAACGTTGTCGAATGCTGA